A window of Fragaria vesca subsp. vesca linkage group LG7, FraVesHawaii_1.0, whole genome shotgun sequence contains these coding sequences:
- the LOC101297592 gene encoding putative ripening-related protein 2-like, whose protein sequence is MKLHFCSSGACLFISIILVANWLSIEAQTCNPSGKIVGRKPPPKKCNRHNQSECCKEGKLYTTFKCSPHVSKRTKAILTLNSFEKGADGGGASECDNKFHSDNTSVVALSTGWFNNRKRCLHYITIYGNGRSVKAKVVDECDSKRGCDAEHDFQPPCPHNVVDSSKAVWKALGVKESAWGEMQIFWSDA, encoded by the coding sequence ATGAAGCTCCACTTTTGTTCTTCGGGTGCTTGTCTCTTCATCTCCATCATTCTTGTAGCAAACTGGTTGAGCATTGAAGCTCAAACCTGCAATCCAAGTGGAAAGATAGTCGGTAGAAAACCTCCTCCGAAAAAATGTAACCGCCATAACCAATCTGAATGCTGCAAAGAAGGCAAGCTCTACACCACTTTCAAGTGCTCGCCGCATGTTTCCAAGCGTACTAAAGCAATCCTGACGCTCAACAGCTTTGAGAAAGGTGCTGATGGTGGCGGAGCATCCGAATGTGACAATAAGTTCCACTCTGATAACACCTCGGTCGTGGCATTGTCCACCGGGTGGTTCAACAATAGGAAGAGGTGTTTGCACTATATAACCATTTATGGTAATGGAAGGAGTGTGAAAGCCAAGGTTGTTGATGAGTGTGACTCAAAAAGAGGATGTGATGCTGAACATGATTTCCAGCCTCCGTGCCCTCACAATGTTGTAGATTCCTCTAAGGCTGTTTGGAAGGCTTTGGGAGTGAAAGAAAGTGCCTGGGGTGAAATGCAGATATTCTGGTCTGATGCCTGA